Proteins encoded by one window of Sorex araneus isolate mSorAra2 chromosome 3, mSorAra2.pri, whole genome shotgun sequence:
- the CCL4 gene encoding C-C motif chemokine 4 isoform X2, whose translation MKLCVAGLALLVLMAVCCSPAHSAPLGSDPPTSCCFSYTLRKIPRNFVTDYYETSSLCSQPAVVGRQICANPSDAWVQEYMDDLELN comes from the exons ATGAAGCTCTGTGTGGCTGGGCTCGCTCTGCTCGTGCTCATGGCTGTCTGCTGTTCTCCGGCACACTCTGCGCCAC TGGGTTCTGACCCTCCCACTTCCTGCTGCTTCTCTTACACCCTGCGGAAGATTCCTCGGAATTTCGTGACGGATTACTATGAGACCAGCAGCCTCTGCTCCCAGCCTGCTGTAGT GGGCAGGCAAATCTGTGCTAACCCCAGTGACGCCTGGGTCCAGGAATACATGGATGACCTGGAACTGAACTGA
- the CCL4 gene encoding C-C motif chemokine 4 isoform X1, translated as MKLCVAGLALLVLMAVCCSPAHSAPLGSDPPTSCCFSYTLRKIPRNFVTDYYETSSLCSQPAVVFQTRRGRQICANPSDAWVQEYMDDLELN; from the exons ATGAAGCTCTGTGTGGCTGGGCTCGCTCTGCTCGTGCTCATGGCTGTCTGCTGTTCTCCGGCACACTCTGCGCCAC TGGGTTCTGACCCTCCCACTTCCTGCTGCTTCTCTTACACCCTGCGGAAGATTCCTCGGAATTTCGTGACGGATTACTATGAGACCAGCAGCCTCTGCTCCCAGCCTGCTGTAGT ATTCCAAACCAGAAGGGGCAGGCAAATCTGTGCTAACCCCAGTGACGCCTGGGTCCAGGAATACATGGATGACCTGGAACTGAACTGA